A genomic segment from Mobula birostris isolate sMobBir1 chromosome 31, sMobBir1.hap1, whole genome shotgun sequence encodes:
- the rplp0 gene encoding large ribosomal subunit protein uL10 yields the protein MPREDRATWKSNYFLKIIQLLDDYPKCFIVGADNVGSKQMQQIRISLRGKAVVLMGKNTMMRKAIRGHLENNPALEKLLPHIRGNVGFVFTKEDLCEVRDMLLSNKVPAAARAGAIAPCDVTVPSQNTGLGPEKTSFFQALGITTKISRGTIEILSDVHLIKEGDKVGASEATLLNMLNISPFSYGLVIRQVYDNGSIYDPEVLDITEETLQKCFLEGVRNVASVCLEIGYPTVASVPHSIINGYKRVLAVAVETDYSFPLADKVKAFLADPSAFAAPVVEAAPIAAKEEVKEEKKEESEESDDDMGFGLFD from the exons ATGCCCAGGGAAGACAGAGCTACGTGGAAATCAAATTATTTTCTCAAAATTATT CAATTATTGGATGATTATCCAAAATGTTTCATTGTTGGAGCAGACAACGTTGGATCCAAGCAGATGCAGCAGATCCGTATATCGCTGCGTGGCaaggctgtggtgttgatgggcAAGAATACCATGATGCGCAAGGCTATCCGTGGCCACCTGGAGAACAACCCTGCTCTGGAGAA GCTTCTCCCACACATTCGTGGTAACGTTGGCTTTGTGTTCACTAAGGAAGATTTGTGCGAAGTCCGTGACATGCTGCTGTCCAACAAG GTCCCAGCTGCTGCTCGTGCTGGTGCAATTGCTCCATGTGATGTCACTGTGCCAAGTCAAAACACCGGTTTGGGACCTGAGAAGACCTCTTTTTTCCAGGCTTTGGGAATCACCACCAAGATCTCCAGAGGTACTATTGAAATTCTG AGCGATGTACATCTCATCAAGGAGGGCGACAAGGTGGGAGCCAGTGAAGCCACTCTGCTGAACATGTTGAACATCTCTCCCTTCTCCTACGGCTTGGTGATCAGGCAGGTTTATGATAATGGCAGTATATATGACCCTGAGGTCCTGGACATCACAGAAGAAACTCTGCAGAAGTGTTTCTTAGAG GGCGTTCGTAATGTGGCAAGTGTGTGTCTGGAAATTGGTTATCCAACTGTAGCCTCTGTACCACATTCCATCATTAATGGTTACAAAAGAGTGCTGGCCGTTGCTGTCGAGACTGATTATTCCTTCCCATTAGCTGATAAG GTAAAAGCTTTCTTGGCTGACCCATCAGCTTTTGCTGCCCCTGTTGTTGAGGCTGCTCCAATTGCTGCCAAGGAGGAAGTGAAAGAGGAGAAGAAAGAAGAGTCTGAGGAGTCTGACGATGACATGGGCTTTGGTCTGTTTGACTAA